One segment of Anatilimnocola aggregata DNA contains the following:
- a CDS encoding RNA polymerase sigma factor, whose amino-acid sequence MPGSLPFESAHLLKRCEAGDSSAEQALFKRYVARLTLLARSRLSRRLASRVDPEDVVLSAYRSFFVAARHQHFDLQRSGDLWRLLVQITLAKVYDQAERHHAQRRDVRREVPAEDGTTASAGWLPAIARDPSPAEVAQAIDELERLLAALPEIGGQILQLRLQGYRQDEIAEQVGCSERTVRRWMERAGSLLKSSASSAEHPQ is encoded by the coding sequence ATGCCAGGTAGCCTCCCCTTCGAATCCGCTCACTTGCTCAAGCGATGCGAAGCTGGCGATTCCTCAGCGGAGCAAGCACTCTTCAAACGCTATGTTGCGCGATTGACGTTACTCGCGCGCTCTCGTCTTTCTCGGCGTTTAGCCAGTCGAGTCGATCCGGAAGATGTCGTTCTCTCGGCGTATCGCAGCTTTTTTGTGGCTGCGCGGCATCAGCACTTCGATTTACAGCGCAGCGGTGATCTGTGGCGGCTACTGGTGCAGATCACCCTAGCTAAGGTCTACGACCAGGCCGAGCGCCATCATGCTCAGCGCCGCGATGTTCGACGCGAAGTTCCCGCCGAAGACGGAACGACTGCTTCAGCCGGTTGGTTGCCTGCAATTGCTCGCGATCCTTCACCGGCGGAAGTCGCGCAGGCCATCGATGAACTCGAACGGTTGCTGGCCGCGCTGCCGGAGATTGGCGGTCAAATTCTGCAGCTGCGATTGCAAGGTTACCGCCAGGACGAGATCGCAGAGCAGGTTGGCTGCAGCGAACGAACGGTACGTCGTTGGATGGAGCGCGCTGGCAGCTTGTTGAAATCTTCGGCTTCGTCAGCCGAGCATCCACAATGA
- a CDS encoding serine/threonine-protein kinase: MTQQADQIIAAREAELRCSQPMSLVTYWQQDSTSLHLSAAEQTELLFELCLLELEYSWRANSTSSVVTRISASGLVKEFPELAATKFFIPLTAEEFRARVRWGDRPTIQAFADQFSQHRLAIHEAAAVVSQQLTREFGPDFSTNKGLHSPAVARQPIPFDPRAPLSSADYLVQRFLGAGSIGRVYIAQQRSLQRTVALKFLRKAYLHNSLAVERFLQEARIAGGLRHPGIVSIHGLGRTPAGSYFIAMDYIQGLPLQPITQSNPTGFRELLSAIVQAAEAMATAHAQGVIHCDLKPANILQDGNGRTVLTDFGLARELSQANEVLALGEGTPICIAPEQVDNCWGNIGPATDVFGLAATLYLLLTGHSVHDGSTAAEVFADAVSGRQIVALDDNQVSFSSDLRNALSECLIKSPERRLQSMSELASRLRSIVQSLS, encoded by the coding sequence ATGACACAACAGGCCGACCAAATCATCGCGGCGCGCGAAGCGGAATTGCGATGCTCGCAGCCGATGTCACTCGTGACGTACTGGCAGCAGGACTCGACGTCACTGCATTTATCCGCAGCGGAGCAAACTGAACTCCTCTTCGAACTGTGCTTGTTAGAACTGGAATATAGTTGGCGAGCAAATTCGACCTCTTCCGTGGTGACTCGGATATCGGCGAGCGGTTTGGTAAAGGAATTTCCCGAACTCGCTGCGACGAAGTTCTTCATACCGCTAACCGCAGAAGAGTTTCGGGCGCGAGTCCGCTGGGGTGATCGTCCAACGATTCAAGCGTTTGCCGATCAGTTTTCACAGCATCGGCTGGCCATCCACGAGGCGGCTGCTGTCGTTAGCCAACAACTCACACGTGAATTCGGCCCCGACTTCTCAACTAACAAGGGCTTGCATTCGCCCGCAGTTGCACGGCAACCAATCCCCTTTGATCCACGCGCGCCCCTTTCCTCGGCCGACTATCTCGTCCAGCGATTCTTGGGCGCAGGATCGATCGGCCGCGTCTATATTGCCCAGCAACGGAGCTTGCAACGAACGGTGGCCCTTAAGTTCCTGCGGAAAGCCTATCTGCACAATTCGTTAGCAGTCGAACGGTTCCTGCAGGAAGCTCGCATCGCGGGGGGCCTACGGCATCCTGGTATTGTGTCGATTCATGGCTTGGGACGCACTCCGGCTGGCAGTTACTTCATAGCCATGGACTACATCCAAGGATTGCCGCTGCAGCCGATAACGCAGAGCAATCCGACCGGGTTTCGTGAGCTGCTATCTGCGATTGTGCAGGCCGCCGAAGCGATGGCGACTGCCCATGCGCAAGGTGTCATTCATTGCGATCTCAAGCCGGCCAATATCTTGCAAGATGGAAACGGCAGGACGGTGCTGACGGACTTTGGGCTCGCTAGGGAGCTGTCGCAGGCGAACGAAGTTCTCGCGCTGGGCGAGGGTACACCGATTTGTATTGCGCCCGAGCAGGTCGACAACTGCTGGGGAAACATTGGTCCAGCGACCGATGTCTTTGGTCTCGCCGCCACACTTTACCTATTACTGACAGGGCACTCAGTGCATGACGGCAGTACGGCAGCTGAAGTCTTTGCAGATGCAGTCAGTGGTCGACAGATAGTAGCGCTTGATGACAACCAGGTTTCGTTCAGTTCTGATTTACGCAATGCGCTTTCTGAATGCTTAATCAAGTCGCCTGAGCGACGGCTGCAATCCATGAGCGAACTTGCTTCGAGACTACGATCAATTGTCCAAAGCCTGAGCTAA
- a CDS encoding App1 family protein, with amino-acid sequence MLSRVLPRRTDSLTNLQADEQVVLFPTIGYRSADGRGWHVQVHGDVFSQGPIGLGKRFLLKLLQRLIKAPADAFQSELFRYRVQRFLAKDEAGKQMAVKLGENIYVLPKRSRKNGHFLGTLRLDEQHLLPLVMAASPTQLQLALDVCNAQGDGLGLHGQVHLIEPEGVSVISDIDDTLKHSNVICRRTLLTNTFLKEFEPIVGMAQLFQAWEAQGAAFHYVSSCPWQLYQHLQALFGASGFPGGSFHLRAFRLRDHLLRKLLLMRRSGKAVVIHSLLKLFPKRRFILVGDNVEADPEIYGAAARHFPDQVQQIYIRSLSVPRHDPARYAAAFRGLRPGMVRMFTSASDIAHELPPR; translated from the coding sequence GTGCTATCACGCGTGTTGCCACGGCGAACTGACTCGCTGACGAATCTGCAGGCCGACGAACAAGTCGTACTGTTTCCCACCATCGGCTATCGCAGTGCCGATGGGCGGGGCTGGCACGTGCAAGTGCATGGCGACGTCTTCTCGCAGGGGCCAATCGGGCTGGGCAAACGTTTTCTGCTCAAGCTGTTGCAGCGTTTGATAAAAGCACCCGCCGATGCGTTTCAGTCGGAATTGTTCCGCTATCGCGTCCAGCGATTCTTGGCCAAGGATGAGGCCGGCAAACAGATGGCGGTCAAGCTGGGCGAGAACATTTATGTGCTCCCCAAACGGTCGCGCAAGAACGGTCATTTTCTCGGCACGCTGCGGCTTGATGAACAACACCTGCTGCCGCTGGTGATGGCGGCTTCGCCCACGCAGTTGCAGCTAGCACTCGACGTTTGCAATGCACAGGGAGACGGCCTGGGACTACACGGGCAGGTTCACTTGATCGAGCCCGAAGGGGTGTCGGTGATTTCGGACATCGATGATACGCTCAAACATTCGAACGTAATCTGTCGCCGCACACTACTCACCAACACGTTCCTGAAAGAGTTCGAGCCGATTGTCGGCATGGCTCAGCTGTTTCAAGCCTGGGAAGCGCAGGGGGCGGCGTTTCACTACGTGTCGTCGTGCCCTTGGCAGTTGTATCAACACTTGCAGGCCCTGTTCGGAGCTTCGGGCTTTCCGGGCGGTTCGTTTCACTTGCGGGCGTTCCGGTTGCGCGATCATCTGTTGCGCAAGCTGCTGCTGATGCGACGGTCGGGCAAGGCGGTGGTGATTCATTCGCTGCTGAAGCTGTTCCCCAAGCGACGATTCATCCTCGTTGGGGATAACGTCGAAGCCGATCCGGAAATCTACGGCGCTGCCGCGCGGCACTTTCCAGATCAAGTGCAGCAGATTTACATTCGCTCGCTCTCGGTCCCGCGACATGATCCGGCCCGCTATGCAGCTGCCTTTCGCGGCCTGCGCCCCGGCATGGTGCGGATGTTCACCTCCGCTAGCGACATTGCCCACGAATTGCCGCCGCGCTAG
- the map gene encoding type I methionyl aminopeptidase, whose protein sequence is MLYNRKRRLKLDEAERQAMRHAGQFNARLMDEVRAFIKPGVTTGAIDTLIHTYTLDHGHTPATLGYAGQHGPYPKSCCTSVNDVICHGIPGEYALRAGDIVNVDMTTIVNGWHGDSSETFLVEPVSDLARKVTQCSFDCLWAAIDAIKPGSRVSEIGEAIVRNARRHSFSVVQEYVGHGVGRQFHQPPTIPHDPTSSPEARRQRLEPGICFTIEPMINTGTRDTLLSKRDGWTVRTKDGGLSAQFEHTILMTESGPEPLTVPPNGPHRGHKF, encoded by the coding sequence ATGCTTTATAACCGCAAGCGTCGCCTGAAACTCGACGAAGCCGAACGCCAGGCGATGCGTCATGCCGGTCAATTCAACGCTCGGCTGATGGACGAAGTCCGCGCCTTCATCAAACCGGGGGTGACGACCGGTGCGATCGATACGCTGATCCACACTTACACGCTTGACCATGGCCACACGCCAGCCACGCTCGGCTATGCCGGCCAGCATGGGCCCTATCCCAAGAGCTGCTGCACAAGCGTGAACGATGTCATTTGCCACGGTATCCCCGGCGAATATGCTCTGCGCGCGGGGGACATCGTCAATGTCGATATGACGACCATCGTCAACGGCTGGCACGGCGACTCTTCCGAGACTTTTCTCGTCGAGCCCGTCAGTGACCTCGCCCGCAAGGTCACGCAGTGTTCGTTCGATTGCCTCTGGGCCGCTATCGACGCCATCAAGCCCGGCTCGCGTGTCTCGGAGATCGGCGAAGCGATCGTTCGGAATGCTCGCCGCCACAGCTTTTCGGTGGTGCAGGAGTACGTGGGGCACGGCGTCGGTCGACAGTTCCATCAGCCCCCCACAATTCCCCACGACCCGACCTCATCGCCCGAAGCTCGCCGCCAACGCCTCGAACCGGGCATCTGCTTCACCATCGAGCCGATGATTAACACCGGCACGCGCGACACGCTCCTGAGCAAACGCGACGGCTGGACAGTGCGCACCAAAGACGGGGGCCTGAGCGCCCAGTTCGAGCACACCATCCTCATGACCGAGTCTGGCCCCGAGCCCCTCACTGTTCCGCCCAACGGTCCCCACCGCGGACATAAGTTCTAG
- a CDS encoding M81 family metallopeptidase gives MRIALGQIWQETNTLNPLATTRENFETFGVLRGADLLEKMSRTNELGGMMQSMRVWSEPPELIGLVRLPAWPAGLITAATFDWLQAEVLSSLRAAGKVDAVLLALHGSLAGHDHPDVEGDLLAAVRELIGPDIPLVATLDLHAYVTPKMIAAADALVLFHTIPHVDVVETGNRGAEVLRRILYEGVRPVVAWQAVPAVLPAEVANSEEPGNVAAIRKARLQHWEAQPGVLTAGVATVQPWMDVPHLASAVVVVTDGDITLAQNICNELAGDLWQARQQYLPQLTELATAVQIAHESDGLTVLSDSADATTSGSIGNGTAFLAEVFKHQWPRPVCLAMFAPHIVAQALEVGLGNECEFTFGTEPPTDFVEHFTARMKVEKFFPTAFTLSGHLGSNLAIDMGQSVRLTSGNVNLIVTSRSGPHFAPELFRAAGIEPFTAQLLVAKSPCGFRAAYKAVAQRIFNVRSPGCAPANFWEFPFANIQRPLWPWDEFDWQPSALLKPAK, from the coding sequence ATGCGCATTGCCCTCGGTCAGATCTGGCAAGAGACCAACACTCTCAATCCATTAGCGACTACGCGAGAAAACTTCGAGACCTTCGGCGTGCTGCGTGGAGCAGACCTGCTCGAAAAGATGAGCCGGACGAACGAATTGGGGGGCATGATGCAAAGCATGCGCGTCTGGAGCGAACCGCCAGAGTTGATCGGGCTCGTGCGTTTGCCCGCCTGGCCCGCAGGCTTAATCACGGCTGCAACTTTTGACTGGCTGCAAGCTGAAGTGCTCAGCAGTTTGCGGGCAGCAGGGAAGGTCGATGCGGTCCTCCTCGCGCTGCATGGCTCGCTCGCGGGGCACGACCATCCCGATGTCGAAGGAGATCTGCTCGCCGCGGTGCGCGAACTGATTGGGCCAGATATTCCGCTGGTCGCCACGCTTGATCTGCACGCGTATGTCACGCCCAAGATGATCGCTGCTGCCGATGCACTCGTGCTGTTTCACACCATCCCGCATGTCGACGTGGTCGAAACCGGCAATCGCGGCGCGGAAGTCTTGCGGCGCATCCTGTACGAAGGGGTCAGGCCAGTCGTCGCCTGGCAGGCAGTTCCTGCGGTGCTGCCCGCCGAAGTGGCCAACTCCGAAGAACCCGGCAATGTCGCCGCCATTCGCAAAGCTCGCTTGCAGCACTGGGAAGCACAACCGGGAGTGCTGACGGCTGGTGTGGCGACGGTGCAACCTTGGATGGATGTACCTCATCTCGCTTCGGCAGTGGTGGTGGTGACGGATGGCGATATAACGCTCGCGCAGAACATCTGCAATGAGTTGGCCGGCGACTTGTGGCAAGCGCGGCAGCAATATCTGCCCCAGCTAACCGAGTTGGCCACAGCAGTGCAAATTGCGCACGAGAGCGACGGGCTGACGGTGCTCAGCGATAGCGCTGATGCCACCACTTCAGGTTCAATTGGCAACGGCACCGCGTTCCTGGCTGAAGTGTTCAAACACCAGTGGCCTCGCCCGGTCTGCCTGGCCATGTTCGCGCCGCACATTGTGGCTCAAGCGTTGGAAGTAGGGCTGGGGAACGAATGCGAGTTCACTTTTGGCACGGAGCCACCCACTGATTTTGTCGAGCACTTCACCGCGCGAATGAAGGTCGAGAAGTTCTTTCCCACAGCGTTTACCCTTTCCGGTCACTTGGGGAGTAACCTGGCCATCGATATGGGGCAGAGTGTGCGGCTGACCAGCGGCAATGTGAACCTCATTGTCACCAGTCGTAGCGGGCCGCATTTCGCGCCGGAATTATTTCGCGCGGCTGGAATCGAACCGTTCACGGCGCAGTTGCTCGTGGCGAAGAGCCCCTGCGGCTTTCGCGCTGCTTATAAAGCAGTCGCACAGCGGATTTTCAACGTTCGCTCGCCGGGCTGCGCCCCTGCGAATTTTTGGGAGTTTCCCTTCGCGAACATTCAGCGGCCCCTGTGGCCCTGGGACGAATTCGATTGGCAGCCGAGCGCTTTGCTCAAGCCGGCCAAGTAG
- a CDS encoding glucosamine-6-phosphate deaminase, which yields MNVEICPNKIELGQRAATAGAEQIQVAIADRGVAHVIVATGASQFEMLSALVQSPQIDWSKVIFFHLDEYVGMPISHAASFRRYLKERLVDILPRAPKAFHYIDAERDPAAECRRLGELIKQHPIDVAFIGIGENAHLAFNDPPADFVTEEPYLVVSLDEACRRQQFGEGWFPTLEDVPKEAISMSIRQILKSNVIVCSVPDERKAAAVKAAIEGNISPQVPASVLQQHPRATIYLDPPAASHLLKK from the coding sequence ATGAATGTCGAAATTTGTCCAAACAAAATTGAGCTAGGTCAACGAGCGGCAACTGCAGGTGCCGAGCAGATTCAAGTGGCGATTGCCGACCGGGGCGTGGCGCATGTCATTGTCGCCACCGGCGCGTCGCAATTTGAAATGTTGTCAGCCCTGGTACAGTCGCCGCAGATCGACTGGTCGAAAGTGATCTTCTTTCACCTCGACGAATACGTGGGCATGCCGATCTCGCACGCCGCTTCGTTTCGCCGCTATCTGAAAGAACGGCTGGTCGACATCCTGCCCCGCGCGCCTAAGGCGTTTCACTATATCGATGCCGAGCGCGACCCGGCGGCCGAATGTCGCCGCTTGGGCGAGTTGATCAAACAGCACCCGATTGATGTCGCCTTCATCGGCATCGGCGAAAACGCGCATCTGGCCTTCAACGATCCACCGGCCGATTTTGTTACTGAAGAGCCCTACCTTGTCGTTTCCCTCGACGAAGCTTGCCGCCGCCAGCAGTTTGGCGAAGGCTGGTTCCCCACGCTCGAAGACGTGCCCAAGGAGGCGATTTCGATGTCGATTCGCCAGATCCTGAAGTCCAACGTGATTGTCTGTAGCGTGCCCGACGAACGCAAAGCGGCTGCCGTGAAGGCGGCTATCGAAGGGAACATTTCGCCGCAAGTGCCCGCTTCGGTCTTGCAGCAACATCCGCGGGCGACAATCTATCTCGATCCACCGGCCGCTTCGCACCTGCTCAAAAAATAA
- a CDS encoding sugar phosphate isomerase/epimerase family protein: MSEQVSERPTVILSGFGDEAANQKTAEQQFAAFAAIGLQYYSIRFIDAGNGIKNVMQLTTAEITKIRHLEDEYGLNVATLGSPIGKVKLLDQEDGTKNRFVPFDKYLNEDVKKACELAHAFETKLIRGFSFYHPKGSNPADHLPQAIDQLGQIAELCHRSDLTFGLEVEANLVGQTGDLLGEIHRQVDHPAMVLIFDGANISTQGFSPTETFDQYEKMKKGIGWMHIKDYRHPQRMQRTTHVDEEALKHFVPANLGDSAHEAILRDFKELIPAVEKKLTKRGIPGVILDLEPHLKGGGQFGGFSGPDGLGVALRGLCKVLDYVGIDYHLRDFDDVCSARGF; encoded by the coding sequence ATGTCCGAACAAGTTTCCGAGCGTCCCACCGTCATCCTCTCCGGCTTTGGCGACGAAGCGGCCAATCAAAAGACGGCCGAACAACAGTTCGCTGCCTTCGCCGCCATCGGGTTGCAGTACTACTCGATTCGCTTCATCGACGCCGGCAATGGCATTAAGAATGTGATGCAGTTGACGACCGCCGAGATTACGAAGATTCGTCACTTGGAAGATGAGTATGGGCTGAACGTCGCCACGCTCGGCTCACCGATCGGCAAGGTCAAACTCCTCGATCAAGAAGATGGCACCAAGAATCGCTTTGTCCCCTTCGACAAGTACTTGAACGAAGACGTGAAGAAGGCCTGTGAATTGGCGCACGCCTTCGAGACCAAGCTCATTCGCGGTTTTTCGTTTTATCATCCCAAGGGATCGAACCCGGCCGATCATCTGCCGCAGGCCATCGATCAACTGGGACAAATTGCCGAACTGTGCCATCGCAGCGATTTGACCTTCGGGCTGGAAGTCGAAGCCAATCTTGTCGGCCAAACCGGCGACCTGCTGGGAGAAATTCATCGCCAGGTCGATCATCCCGCCATGGTGCTGATCTTCGACGGTGCAAATATCTCGACCCAGGGCTTCAGCCCGACTGAGACCTTCGACCAGTACGAAAAGATGAAGAAGGGAATCGGCTGGATGCACATCAAGGACTATCGTCACCCGCAGCGGATGCAGCGGACGACGCATGTCGACGAAGAGGCGCTCAAGCACTTCGTCCCCGCGAACCTGGGCGATAGTGCGCACGAAGCGATCCTGCGAGACTTCAAGGAACTGATTCCCGCCGTCGAAAAGAAGCTCACCAAGCGCGGCATCCCGGGGGTGATTCTCGACCTGGAACCGCACCTCAAGGGTGGCGGCCAGTTCGGCGGCTTCAGCGGCCCGGATGGTCTCGGCGTCGCACTGCGGGGCCTGTGCAAAGTGCTCGACTATGTCGGCATCGATTACCACCTGCGCGACTTCGACGATGTCTGCAGTGCGCGCGGGTTTTAA
- a CDS encoding SHD1 domain-containing protein — MPAAAHLRLRSSIVLAVMLFVLTAPLIAEDRIVGRDDLPREKPASIERPPKGGMVFIYRDGTRLWLPPKDYVPPANNDQQQPVGQPSNDRPPVNRPATNEPPAVAPQGGVAAADAAPAGSPKPRKVLEWRSELIRSLAFTSDGKHLVVSPKDNDCWVFDAATGEKLPIDLKGMRGPTQFLTAGPKPGTIYCIEKIVNRLVDVKTGKDLGYDGIGVDLHPTGGLTTSKKWLVLGGVAGNVAALSPELNSTGGKSAGFANNDPPPPDVKSWRTSAVAWSADDKFAAGARPDGRMFLWTIKPDWSEGNEVSVAAHGTQVDSLAFTSAGLWSLGLDGQLKLWSVPDGKEISTHSFGGELDRGWLLCDGQVAAITRKPAVGELELHRLPLKVGDKPELITKIPIVGLFDGFPTVHREFTIPHIALSSDFQQLALAAKSGSNDLAINQVAIYDVSTHLPKPDKSAAVAATENDPRVTGSTNAGATKTTPLPKVEREFRTWTTADGKFSVEAQFVSMGAGVVRLKRKDTGKIISVPVDLLNAESQAAAKAPK, encoded by the coding sequence ATGCCCGCTGCTGCGCACTTGAGATTGCGTTCGTCCATCGTCTTGGCAGTGATGCTGTTCGTATTGACGGCGCCTCTTATTGCCGAAGATCGCATCGTCGGGCGCGATGACTTGCCGCGCGAAAAGCCCGCCAGCATTGAACGCCCTCCAAAAGGAGGCATGGTATTTATCTACAGAGATGGAACTCGTCTCTGGTTGCCGCCGAAAGATTATGTTCCGCCCGCTAACAACGATCAGCAGCAACCCGTTGGGCAACCGTCCAATGACCGTCCGCCTGTAAACCGCCCTGCGACCAATGAGCCCCCCGCAGTCGCACCGCAGGGTGGAGTTGCCGCAGCGGATGCCGCACCCGCAGGTTCTCCCAAGCCTCGCAAGGTCTTGGAATGGCGGAGCGAATTGATTCGCTCCTTAGCCTTCACCAGCGATGGCAAACATCTCGTCGTCTCTCCCAAAGACAACGACTGCTGGGTGTTCGATGCCGCGACTGGCGAAAAGCTGCCGATCGATCTGAAAGGGATGCGCGGTCCCACGCAATTTCTGACCGCGGGACCCAAGCCAGGAACCATCTATTGCATTGAAAAGATTGTTAATCGGCTGGTCGATGTCAAAACGGGCAAGGACCTGGGATACGACGGCATTGGGGTCGATCTTCACCCCACGGGTGGCCTGACGACGAGTAAAAAGTGGCTCGTCCTGGGTGGAGTCGCCGGCAACGTTGCTGCTCTTTCTCCCGAACTGAACTCAACAGGCGGAAAATCAGCTGGTTTTGCGAACAACGATCCTCCACCCCCGGATGTTAAGAGTTGGCGTACCAGCGCGGTTGCCTGGTCTGCCGATGACAAGTTCGCCGCTGGTGCCCGACCTGACGGCCGCATGTTCCTCTGGACAATCAAGCCCGACTGGAGCGAGGGGAACGAAGTTTCGGTCGCAGCGCATGGAACGCAAGTCGACTCACTCGCGTTCACGTCCGCGGGATTGTGGTCGCTCGGACTCGACGGCCAACTGAAACTGTGGAGCGTGCCGGACGGGAAAGAAATCTCAACGCACTCGTTCGGCGGTGAACTCGACCGAGGCTGGTTGCTATGCGACGGCCAGGTCGCTGCCATCACACGCAAGCCCGCGGTGGGCGAACTCGAGCTCCATCGCTTGCCGCTAAAAGTGGGTGACAAGCCGGAACTCATCACGAAGATTCCCATCGTAGGCTTATTCGATGGATTTCCGACCGTGCATCGCGAGTTCACCATTCCGCACATTGCCCTGTCGTCCGACTTTCAACAACTGGCTCTGGCAGCCAAGTCGGGCTCGAACGATCTCGCGATCAATCAAGTTGCCATTTACGACGTTTCAACGCACCTGCCAAAGCCGGATAAGTCGGCTGCGGTTGCTGCAACCGAAAATGACCCGCGTGTTACTGGCAGTACGAATGCTGGTGCCACCAAGACTACTCCTCTCCCCAAGGTCGAGCGCGAGTTTCGCACCTGGACCACCGCCGACGGCAAGTTTTCCGTCGAAGCGCAGTTTGTCTCCATGGGCGCGGGAGTCGTTCGCTTGAAACGCAAGGACACGGGGAAAATCATCTCCGTGCCCGTTGACTTACTTAACGCCGAAAGTCAGGCAGCAGCGAAGGCACCTAAGTAA
- a CDS encoding cupin domain-containing protein, with product MSKYFVTKSECSRHQIFPGVYINTCAGEKTMISIVELEPRSEVLPHQHPHEQMGMLISGELTFTIGDEKRTIQAGEMWRIPGGVVHGCVAGDSPAVAIDVFNPIREDYR from the coding sequence ATGAGCAAGTATTTCGTCACCAAGTCTGAGTGCTCGCGGCATCAGATTTTTCCCGGCGTATACATCAACACGTGTGCGGGGGAAAAGACCATGATTTCTATCGTGGAACTCGAACCTCGCTCCGAAGTATTGCCCCATCAGCACCCGCACGAACAGATGGGCATGCTCATCAGCGGCGAGTTGACCTTCACCATCGGCGACGAAAAACGGACCATTCAAGCGGGAGAAATGTGGCGCATTCCCGGCGGCGTGGTGCATGGCTGCGTCGCTGGCGACTCGCCTGCGGTTGCCATCGATGTCTTCAATCCGATTCGCGAAGACTATCGGTAA
- a CDS encoding cupin domain-containing protein — protein MDVLNIADAPAFTTKDGSEIRELLAHRNSAIRNQSLAEARVAPGQTTQPHYHPRSEEIYYILHGQGEMRVGNERRQVGPGDAIAIPPGAPHQITNSGTKSLLFLCCCAPAYEHEDTVLLDAMP, from the coding sequence ATGGACGTTCTCAATATTGCCGATGCTCCTGCCTTCACCACGAAAGACGGTTCGGAGATTCGCGAACTGCTAGCCCATCGCAATTCGGCCATTCGGAATCAAAGTCTGGCCGAAGCTCGCGTAGCACCCGGCCAAACCACGCAGCCTCACTATCACCCGCGCTCGGAGGAGATTTATTACATCCTGCACGGACAGGGCGAAATGCGAGTGGGGAATGAGCGCCGACAAGTTGGTCCCGGAGACGCGATTGCGATTCCTCCTGGCGCTCCGCACCAAATCACCAACAGCGGTACGAAGAGTCTTCTCTTTCTCTGCTGCTGTGCGCCCGCTTATGAGCACGAAGACACCGTGCTCCTCGACGCGATGCCTTAG
- a CDS encoding CoA-binding protein, protein MPTVAILGASTDRSKFGNKSVRAHAAKGYTVYPINPKADEVEGVKAYPSLAETPAGTLNRVSVYLPPAVGIKVLPEIAARGCEELWLNPGTESDELIAEAERLGLNVIQACSIVDVGMSPRELP, encoded by the coding sequence ATGCCCACCGTCGCCATCCTCGGTGCCAGTACCGATCGCAGTAAATTCGGCAACAAGTCCGTGCGTGCCCACGCTGCCAAGGGATACACCGTGTATCCCATCAATCCCAAGGCCGATGAAGTGGAAGGCGTGAAGGCTTACCCCTCGCTAGCCGAGACTCCCGCCGGCACGCTGAACCGCGTGAGCGTTTATTTGCCACCGGCAGTCGGCATTAAAGTGCTGCCCGAAATCGCTGCCCGCGGATGCGAAGAGCTTTGGCTGAACCCCGGCACCGAGAGCGATGAACTGATTGCCGAAGCCGAACGTCTGGGACTGAACGTGATTCAAGCCTGCAGCATTGTCGACGTGGGAATGTCGCCCCGCGAACTTCCCTAA